From a single Fulvivirga ulvae genomic region:
- a CDS encoding M4 family metallopeptidase, whose product MKRMFMRQMNAHLLTLLLLFSLGMANAQDVSRYEQKGLFQHFTEFEKTPALGSVESFIRQNYKANADYGIKVINVETDELGITHYRVRQTFNNIAIANSMLLLHVKDGKVLTANGEWYRQFPVSTQKSASLSETAALRRALEHVNARTYIWETEEARQVKAGKHENHRNINYDKPEGELVYITTDNELDAGKLTLTYRFDVFAIEPYTEQNVYVDAVNGKIVFEESLIHDALVNGTANTGYYGAKSITVDQSGSYYYARQTGNRNFQLYNNNSPYYSTSSTFSGTGNAKYYIDVYWGAEVTWDYYKEKFSRNGYDNRGSKINFVVNNPQVNNNAYWQNGTASFGNSSSGTPFTSLDVVAHEVTHGVTGTSAGLIYQGESGALNEAFSDIFGTYAEHYANVGDKWTVGEYIAFQRSMSNPNRHRQPDTYRGTYWASTSGGDNGGVHTNSGVLNYWYYLTAEGGSGTNDNGSSFSVSGVGIEKAAQIAYRALTRYLTASSGYSAARTAVINAARDLYGNGSCEEAAATDAMHAVGVGSAFSGNCGGGNTCDALTGLSVSQIGTTSATVSWNAVSGVSTYTLEYKPSTSSTYTTLNVNTNSRTITGLTPGTTYNVRARYTCSNGTTADYVTTSFTTNSDNPGCNAVTGLSVGSITQTSASVSWNGVSGVSSYTLQYKASSASSYTSVTVNGTSRSLSGLSAGTGYDVRVRYTCSSGDPSEYATTTFTTDSDGGGGCDGLPAWSQSAYYDAGDQVVYNNKIYEALYNIYYWPPTSAYWREIGPCGGGGSCNAVSGLAASQITSNSAQISWNAVSGVSSYNFGYKRSSQSTWTTETVSSNSEPFTGLAANTSYDVRINYTCSNGQSAPYTTITFTTDGGNGGGCNGVAPYQNGQVYYAGDRVVYQGYLYEAQIDGIYWPPYYGWWTNLGPCNGATSAFSGGEPLADGLNLYPNPARSYVDIKIYSLRKAKAVKLRVVNSTGATVYQQHVELNEGVNDIRVDLRSVKPGIYVLELDGNTKRLLVQE is encoded by the coding sequence ATGAAAAGAATGTTTATGAGACAGATGAATGCTCATCTTCTCACATTGTTGTTATTATTTAGCCTGGGAATGGCTAATGCTCAGGATGTGAGCAGGTACGAGCAGAAAGGATTATTCCAGCATTTTACAGAATTTGAAAAAACGCCGGCACTTGGCAGCGTTGAATCATTTATTCGGCAGAATTATAAAGCCAATGCTGATTACGGTATTAAAGTTATCAATGTAGAAACTGATGAGCTTGGGATCACCCACTACCGCGTGAGGCAAACCTTTAATAATATTGCTATAGCCAACTCTATGCTTTTGCTGCATGTGAAGGACGGTAAAGTGCTAACCGCCAATGGAGAGTGGTACAGACAATTTCCCGTATCTACTCAAAAGTCGGCCTCGTTGTCAGAGACTGCAGCTTTGAGAAGAGCACTGGAGCATGTAAATGCCCGAACCTATATTTGGGAAACCGAAGAAGCCAGGCAGGTAAAAGCCGGAAAGCATGAAAACCACAGAAACATTAATTATGACAAACCGGAAGGTGAGCTGGTTTATATTACTACCGATAACGAACTGGATGCCGGCAAACTTACACTTACCTACCGGTTCGATGTATTTGCGATTGAACCTTATACAGAGCAAAATGTATACGTGGATGCAGTCAATGGAAAAATTGTATTCGAAGAATCCCTGATCCATGATGCCCTGGTAAACGGTACGGCCAATACAGGTTACTATGGAGCCAAGTCCATCACGGTAGACCAGAGCGGAAGCTACTACTATGCGAGACAAACCGGAAACAGGAATTTCCAGCTTTACAACAACAACAGCCCATACTACAGCACATCTTCTACCTTTTCAGGCACTGGAAATGCCAAATACTACATTGATGTGTACTGGGGCGCTGAAGTTACCTGGGATTACTACAAAGAGAAGTTCAGCAGGAACGGATATGACAACAGAGGCTCTAAGATCAATTTTGTAGTTAACAATCCTCAGGTAAATAACAACGCCTACTGGCAAAACGGAACAGCTTCATTCGGTAACAGCAGCAGCGGCACGCCTTTTACCTCTTTGGATGTGGTGGCGCACGAAGTTACCCATGGTGTTACCGGCACCTCTGCCGGCCTGATCTATCAGGGAGAGTCAGGAGCCCTTAATGAGGCATTCAGCGATATCTTCGGAACTTATGCAGAGCACTATGCAAACGTTGGCGATAAGTGGACTGTTGGAGAGTATATTGCCTTCCAACGGTCTATGAGCAACCCTAATCGTCATCGTCAGCCTGATACTTACAGGGGTACTTACTGGGCCAGCACTTCCGGTGGTGATAATGGCGGTGTACACACCAACAGTGGTGTATTGAACTACTGGTACTACCTGACTGCTGAAGGTGGAAGTGGTACAAATGATAATGGCAGTTCGTTCAGCGTAAGTGGTGTTGGCATTGAAAAGGCTGCTCAGATCGCCTACCGCGCGCTAACAAGATATTTGACAGCATCATCCGGTTATTCCGCAGCCAGAACGGCTGTAATCAATGCAGCACGTGACCTCTATGGAAACGGTTCATGCGAGGAGGCTGCGGCTACGGATGCCATGCATGCCGTTGGTGTTGGAAGTGCCTTCAGTGGCAATTGTGGTGGCGGAAATACGTGCGATGCGCTTACCGGGTTATCCGTTTCGCAGATAGGTACTACAAGTGCTACTGTTAGCTGGAATGCAGTTTCAGGAGTAAGTACTTACACGCTTGAGTACAAACCCAGTACCAGTAGCACATACACTACACTGAATGTAAACACCAATAGCAGAACCATTACAGGCTTAACCCCTGGCACAACTTATAATGTAAGAGCCAGATATACCTGCTCTAATGGCACTACTGCTGACTATGTTACAACATCCTTTACCACGAATTCAGATAATCCGGGTTGCAATGCCGTTACAGGTTTGTCTGTGGGTAGCATAACGCAGACATCTGCTTCTGTATCCTGGAATGGTGTTTCGGGGGTGAGTTCCTACACTTTACAATATAAAGCCTCAAGTGCATCATCTTACACCAGTGTAACTGTAAACGGGACCTCCAGAAGCCTTTCAGGGCTTAGCGCTGGTACCGGCTACGATGTAAGAGTACGCTATACTTGTAGTAGTGGTGATCCTTCTGAATACGCCACTACCACCTTTACTACTGACTCTGATGGTGGCGGAGGTTGCGATGGGCTTCCGGCCTGGAGCCAGTCGGCTTACTATGATGCAGGTGACCAGGTAGTATATAACAATAAAATATACGAAGCCCTCTATAACATCTACTACTGGCCTCCAACCTCAGCATACTGGAGAGAGATCGGTCCATGTGGTGGTGGAGGTAGCTGCAACGCCGTGAGCGGACTGGCGGCTTCTCAAATTACCAGCAATTCTGCCCAGATCTCGTGGAATGCAGTATCCGGGGTAAGTAGTTATAACTTTGGTTACAAGAGAAGCTCACAATCTACCTGGACTACTGAAACAGTAAGCTCCAACAGTGAGCCTTTCACCGGACTGGCAGCAAATACTTCATACGACGTGCGCATTAACTACACCTGCTCTAACGGGCAGTCAGCGCCTTACACCACAATCACGTTCACTACCGATGGTGGCAATGGTGGCGGATGTAACGGAGTAGCACCTTATCAGAATGGCCAGGTTTACTATGCGGGAGACCGGGTGGTTTACCAGGGATACTTGTACGAAGCCCAGATCGATGGCATCTACTGGCCTCCATACTACGGCTGGTGGACCAACCTGGGGCCATGCAACGGGGCTACTTCTGCATTTAGTGGCGGAGAACCTCTAGCTGACGGGCTTAACCTTTACCCTAACCCGGCCAGAAGCTATGTAGATATTAAAATTTATAGCCTTCGAAAGGCTAAAGCAGTAAAACTCCGCGTTGTCAATAGTACAGGGGCTACTGTTTACCAACAGCATGTAGAGCTTAATGAGGGCGTAAATGATATCAGAGTAGACCTGAGATCAGTAAAACCCGGCATTTATGTACTCGAACTGGATGGAAATACTAAGAGGTTGCTGGTACAGGAGTAA
- a CDS encoding sodium-dependent transporter, producing MQEQFSNRWGIVLASLGMAIGAGNLWRFPRLAGQYGGSFLILWIVFLLIWSIPLLMAEFSIGKKYKLGVIGSYGKIGGKGMTWGGFFITLCTLGIAFYYAIVTGWALQYLGLSAQNLWAFVGGGNTIADELAANPAYLDQYWDTIANNNIWTIVLYILAVIVGIFVLIKGIQNGLEKANKILIPTLFALLLVITIMALNMKNGYKGLEYMFFIDFRHFSNPTIWIEALSQSAWSTGAGWGLIMTISSYSRKSEDVVLNTFIGGFGNNTASLMAGMAILPAVFALAASEGEAISYLQSGNQALTFTIIPKLFATVSGGAILSFIFFLAFFLAAFSSLLPMLELFISNLRDMGITRTSAAIRTAAFCIVFGFPSAYSLDFFNNQDWVWGIGLIVSGLLIIVAVLRYGVSKFKRDYIDTDSDFNVPSKYFAIALIFNVFFGVILIYWWMSQGYSKNPWFDENGNWNIFDVYSNASIITQWGLVIIAGLLLNKYLYNTFVKNKS from the coding sequence ATGCAAGAGCAATTTAGTAATCGCTGGGGTATAGTACTGGCCTCCTTGGGTATGGCCATAGGGGCGGGTAATCTTTGGCGGTTTCCACGGCTTGCCGGTCAGTATGGCGGCTCATTCCTTATCCTCTGGATTGTTTTCCTGTTAATCTGGTCTATCCCGTTATTGATGGCCGAGTTTTCCATAGGTAAAAAATATAAGCTAGGCGTAATCGGCTCGTATGGAAAAATAGGAGGGAAGGGTATGACATGGGGAGGCTTTTTTATTACCCTCTGTACGTTGGGTATTGCCTTTTACTATGCTATAGTTACAGGATGGGCATTGCAGTACCTTGGACTTTCAGCTCAGAACCTATGGGCTTTTGTTGGTGGAGGCAACACTATTGCCGACGAACTAGCTGCTAACCCTGCATACCTGGATCAATACTGGGACACAATTGCCAATAACAATATATGGACTATAGTTTTGTACATACTTGCCGTTATCGTTGGCATCTTCGTGCTTATTAAAGGGATTCAGAATGGTCTTGAAAAAGCCAATAAAATCCTGATTCCTACTTTATTTGCACTTCTGCTCGTGATCACCATTATGGCTCTGAATATGAAAAACGGGTATAAAGGGCTTGAATATATGTTCTTTATTGATTTCAGGCACTTTTCAAACCCGACAATCTGGATTGAGGCGCTATCCCAATCTGCCTGGTCAACCGGGGCAGGCTGGGGATTGATCATGACCATATCATCTTATTCCCGTAAGAGTGAGGATGTAGTATTAAATACCTTCATTGGCGGCTTTGGTAACAATACCGCCTCGTTGATGGCAGGAATGGCAATTTTACCGGCAGTTTTTGCCCTGGCAGCCAGCGAAGGAGAGGCGATCTCCTATCTGCAAAGCGGCAATCAGGCACTGACATTTACCATCATACCAAAGCTGTTTGCTACAGTCAGCGGTGGAGCCATACTTTCTTTTATATTTTTTCTCGCCTTCTTTCTCGCAGCTTTCAGTTCTTTGTTGCCCATGCTTGAGCTGTTTATCAGTAACCTGAGAGATATGGGCATCACTAGGACATCCGCAGCGATAAGGACCGCCGCTTTCTGCATTGTTTTTGGTTTTCCTTCCGCCTACTCGCTAGACTTCTTCAACAATCAGGATTGGGTTTGGGGTATTGGTCTTATTGTTTCGGGACTGCTCATTATTGTCGCTGTTCTCCGGTATGGTGTTTCCAAATTTAAAAGGGACTACATCGATACGGATTCAGACTTTAATGTCCCTTCAAAGTATTTTGCAATTGCCCTGATCTTTAACGTGTTTTTTGGGGTTATCCTCATATATTGGTGGATGTCTCAGGGCTATTCCAAAAATCCATGGTTCGATGAAAATGGAAACTGGAATATTTTTGATGTGTATAGCAATGCATCAATTATTACCCAGTGGGGCCTTGTTATCATCGCAGGATTGCTTTTAAACAAATATTTGTACAACACCTTTGTAAAAAACAAGTCATGA
- the pafA gene encoding alkaline phosphatase PafA, with protein sequence MKKLLLFVLILNLGAVAEGQTQKPKLVVGVIVDQMRQEYLSRFEARFGADGFNKLTRDGYAFKNAHFNYVPTYTAPGHASVYTGSTPGIHGIIGNNWYNKELKDMVYCTDDNTQHTVGSSSARGKMSPHYLLSTTITDELRLFTKKQSKVIGVSIKDRGAIFPAGHLGEAYWYDKETGDFITSTYYKEKLPAWVEKFNNKKRADHYLSQLWEPLYDIKTYIASDPDKSKYEMPIGDRDAVFPYDLSKNKGNYESLAATPFGNDILAELALAAIEGEKLGKSEYTDFLAVSFSSTDYIGHDFGPYSIELEDTYLRLDKNIAQLIATLDQKVGKGNYVIFLTADHAVAEVPQYLIDNKVPAGYFTEDVEKKVEEALSSKYGEGDWVENFSNLQVFFNRALMLEKKVPLHEAQEFIAHYLMQLEGVAESYPAYAINWMDYGAEGIKGLLARGYHQKRSGDVLFSLQPGWFRSWDKTGTTHHSAFTYDTHVPMLWYGAGIKKGESYRYHPVTDIAPTLSMMLGIKLPSAATGQPILELLEE encoded by the coding sequence ATGAAAAAATTATTGCTGTTTGTACTCATTCTCAATCTGGGAGCTGTTGCCGAAGGACAAACTCAAAAACCAAAGCTTGTGGTCGGAGTCATTGTCGACCAGATGCGCCAGGAGTACCTGAGCCGTTTTGAGGCCAGATTTGGAGCAGACGGTTTTAACAAGCTAACCAGAGATGGGTACGCTTTTAAAAACGCACATTTCAATTATGTGCCCACCTATACAGCACCGGGACACGCCTCGGTTTACACCGGCTCCACACCCGGTATTCATGGCATCATTGGCAATAACTGGTACAATAAAGAGTTGAAAGACATGGTTTATTGCACCGATGATAATACACAACATACCGTAGGTAGTAGCTCTGCACGTGGTAAAATGTCGCCGCACTATCTGCTCTCAACAACAATCACCGATGAGCTCAGGTTGTTTACAAAAAAACAGTCTAAAGTAATAGGTGTTTCGATCAAAGACAGGGGTGCAATTTTTCCTGCCGGCCATCTGGGAGAGGCCTATTGGTACGATAAAGAAACAGGTGATTTTATAACCAGTACCTATTACAAAGAAAAGCTTCCTGCCTGGGTAGAGAAGTTTAACAATAAGAAACGGGCAGATCATTACCTGTCTCAGCTATGGGAACCCCTATATGATATTAAAACCTACATCGCCAGTGACCCGGATAAATCAAAGTATGAAATGCCGATAGGTGACCGTGACGCGGTTTTTCCTTACGATCTATCCAAAAATAAAGGCAATTATGAAAGCTTGGCAGCTACACCGTTTGGCAATGACATACTTGCCGAGCTGGCCCTGGCAGCCATTGAAGGGGAGAAGTTGGGTAAAAGCGAGTACACCGATTTCCTTGCGGTTAGCTTCTCGTCTACTGACTACATAGGTCATGATTTTGGCCCCTATTCTATTGAGCTTGAAGATACCTACCTGAGGCTGGATAAAAACATTGCGCAGTTGATCGCTACCCTTGATCAAAAAGTAGGCAAAGGCAATTATGTCATATTTCTCACGGCAGACCATGCGGTGGCTGAAGTGCCTCAATATCTGATAGATAATAAGGTGCCGGCCGGTTATTTTACTGAGGACGTAGAGAAGAAAGTGGAAGAAGCCTTAAGCTCAAAATACGGAGAAGGAGACTGGGTCGAAAATTTCAGTAACCTGCAGGTTTTCTTTAACAGGGCGCTAATGCTTGAGAAAAAGGTACCGCTGCACGAAGCCCAGGAGTTTATTGCCCATTACCTGATGCAGTTGGAAGGAGTGGCAGAGAGCTACCCTGCCTATGCTATTAATTGGATGGATTATGGAGCCGAAGGTATCAAAGGACTTTTGGCAAGAGGCTATCATCAGAAAAGATCTGGCGACGTATTGTTCAGTCTTCAGCCCGGCTGGTTCAGAAGCTGGGATAAAACAGGTACTACACACCATTCTGCATTTACCTACGATACCCATGTGCCTATGCTATGGTATGGGGCAGGTATCAAAAAAGGGGAATCTTACCGGTATCATCCGGTTACCGATATAGCACCTACGCTTTCCATGATGTTGGGCATCAAACTTCCAAGTGCGGCTACCGGGCAACCTATATTGGAGCTTTTGGAGGAGTAG
- a CDS encoding WG repeat-containing protein — translation MRILISFILFVVVHTAYGQVGLAKRALKQLEKGKWVKSAALVDKALEKDSLLPASLYARSRVLIDTANKRPQIDSAHFYILKARIAYDSLGEKAKSKHINAGIDSTALEQLKVRIDSIAFQRALETNTEAGFIYFLANYNTSMQVPKARSLRNALAYASAKAENTYKSYQLFMEKYPDAEQVEEARQRYEKLYFSKSTADGKLMSYLKFLKENPDTPYRTEAEVNIYEVMTADNHADSYFNFIKQFPRSRVRPRAVDFLYHVLKEQGKYLPKSMVTDSLARVIILEGRTFIPIMDNRMYGFMDTYGNAIIPPAFAGIFETELCGGIDRDYLLAGDKIIAPDNAVIYEGRYDQVTNLGYGLLKVGHDDKTGMVHKSGRIVLPVEYQDARLIKGALIAFKKNDLWGLKTVSGRQITGSSYTDILSQGAFIILEKENLIYVKNLNSLVVSVDNQKFDHGKPYEDFELINDNQIWMSAKGGETIIDARLNEIIPFADQKIKILKKGFLIDKQGQFYVLNENYRPIDKEPAFKASINEAWVALKNKENWLLYDMDNYTLRGRNLDSLSLMGDAYAVMYKNDSVAVVTREKPLLLSANEKVTLLSSLNAAQYLIVDDGRKKSIYNQLGQRVFSGSFDEAKALGPHYIIISQRGRKGILSDSAEVLLRTEYDAIANYQDGFVSLLRNKKFGLYNKERGVFIPAEYEKNVHRYNNEVFIAAKKERLGLISKENKQLSDFTYDDVRYWSDSVALVKTGYQWSLFNLKSQQIIDEGIKTLQIVGQAAGEQMAIVLRESGYGVLGSIRGQIISATYNDVINVGTETEPVFFAEKNIAEAGLYVVIYYDKDGNPIRKQTFETEDYPLIYCDN, via the coding sequence ATGCGCATTTTAATCAGCTTTATATTATTTGTTGTTGTACACACGGCTTACGGCCAGGTAGGTTTAGCCAAGAGGGCTTTAAAGCAACTGGAAAAAGGCAAGTGGGTCAAGTCGGCCGCTTTGGTGGATAAGGCTTTGGAGAAAGATAGCTTACTTCCGGCCTCTTTGTACGCAAGATCCAGGGTGCTCATTGATACCGCAAATAAACGCCCACAAATTGACTCGGCCCATTTTTATATCCTCAAAGCTCGGATAGCCTACGATAGCCTGGGGGAAAAAGCAAAGAGCAAGCACATAAATGCCGGGATCGACAGTACTGCCCTGGAGCAGTTGAAGGTACGGATTGACAGCATAGCTTTTCAAAGGGCACTGGAAACAAACACTGAGGCAGGTTTTATATATTTTTTAGCCAATTATAATACTTCCATGCAGGTTCCAAAAGCCAGAAGCCTGCGCAATGCGCTGGCCTACGCCTCGGCCAAAGCAGAAAATACCTATAAAAGCTACCAGCTCTTTATGGAAAAATACCCGGATGCCGAACAGGTAGAGGAGGCCAGGCAGCGGTACGAAAAGCTCTATTTCAGCAAAAGCACGGCTGATGGGAAGTTGATGAGCTACCTCAAATTCCTGAAAGAAAACCCTGATACACCATACCGCACGGAAGCCGAAGTGAATATTTACGAGGTGATGACGGCCGATAACCATGCTGACAGTTATTTTAATTTTATCAAACAGTTTCCCCGAAGCCGGGTAAGGCCGAGAGCGGTTGATTTTTTGTATCATGTGCTTAAAGAGCAAGGGAAGTACCTTCCAAAATCTATGGTAACAGATTCCCTGGCAAGGGTCATCATTCTGGAAGGCCGTACATTCATTCCCATCATGGACAACAGGATGTATGGGTTCATGGATACGTATGGTAATGCCATAATCCCACCGGCCTTTGCGGGTATTTTTGAAACAGAGCTTTGCGGTGGCATTGACCGTGATTATTTGCTTGCCGGTGATAAAATAATTGCCCCTGATAATGCAGTGATCTATGAGGGTAGGTACGATCAGGTCACCAACCTGGGCTATGGTTTGTTAAAAGTTGGCCATGACGATAAAACAGGCATGGTTCACAAATCGGGCAGAATCGTATTGCCTGTTGAATATCAGGATGCACGGCTTATCAAAGGAGCATTGATAGCTTTCAAAAAGAACGATCTGTGGGGTTTAAAAACTGTTTCGGGCAGGCAAATAACTGGCAGCAGTTATACCGACATTCTATCTCAGGGGGCATTCATCATCCTGGAAAAAGAAAACCTGATATATGTAAAAAATTTAAACTCATTGGTGGTTTCCGTGGATAACCAAAAGTTTGATCATGGGAAACCTTATGAAGATTTCGAACTGATAAATGATAACCAGATCTGGATGAGTGCAAAAGGAGGCGAAACCATAATAGATGCAAGGCTCAATGAGATCATACCTTTTGCTGACCAGAAAATTAAAATATTAAAGAAAGGTTTTCTGATCGATAAGCAAGGCCAGTTCTACGTGCTGAATGAAAATTACCGGCCGATAGATAAGGAGCCTGCCTTTAAGGCCAGCATAAATGAAGCCTGGGTAGCATTAAAGAATAAAGAAAACTGGCTACTCTATGATATGGACAACTATACCTTGCGAGGCAGGAACCTGGATTCCCTGAGTTTAATGGGGGACGCCTATGCAGTAATGTATAAAAATGATTCTGTTGCTGTAGTTACAAGGGAAAAACCGTTGCTTTTGTCCGCGAATGAAAAAGTCACTTTGCTCTCGTCCTTAAATGCTGCGCAATACCTCATTGTGGATGATGGAAGGAAAAAGAGTATTTACAATCAACTGGGGCAGCGGGTTTTCAGTGGCTCTTTTGATGAAGCTAAAGCACTGGGGCCTCATTATATTATAATCTCACAGCGAGGCAGGAAGGGTATACTATCCGACAGTGCAGAGGTGTTGCTCCGAACAGAATATGATGCCATAGCCAACTATCAGGATGGTTTTGTTTCTTTGCTTCGCAATAAGAAATTTGGACTTTATAATAAGGAAAGAGGCGTATTTATACCCGCGGAGTATGAGAAAAATGTACACCGCTATAATAACGAAGTTTTTATTGCAGCAAAAAAGGAAAGGCTGGGCCTGATCAGTAAAGAAAACAAACAACTTTCCGATTTTACCTATGATGATGTCAGGTACTGGAGCGATAGTGTAGCGCTGGTTAAAACCGGATACCAGTGGTCGCTTTTCAATCTCAAATCACAGCAAATTATTGACGAAGGAATAAAAACCCTGCAAATCGTAGGTCAGGCAGCAGGGGAGCAGATGGCTATCGTACTCAGGGAGTCTGGCTATGGCGTGCTGGGCAGTATACGGGGCCAGATAATTTCAGCAACCTACAATGATGTGATCAATGTGGGCACTGAAACGGAACCAGTATTTTTTGCCGAAAAAAATATTGCTGAGGCCGGTCTGTATGTAGTGATCTATTACGATAAAGATGGGAATCCCATCCGCAAGCAAACCTTTGAAACCGAAGATTATCCGCTGATATATTGTGACAACTGA